Proteins found in one Candidatus Methylomirabilota bacterium genomic segment:
- the rpmI gene encoding 50S ribosomal protein L35, whose amino-acid sequence MPKLKTKRSASKRLKATATGKLSRAKGWKQHLNEWKSPKRMRRLRRDTLISAADRKRIRRLVPYL is encoded by the coding sequence ATGCCGAAACTGAAGACGAAGCGGAGTGCGAGCAAGCGTCTCAAGGCGACGGCAACGGGCAAGCTCAGCCGAGCCAAGGGGTGGAAGCAACACCTGAACGAGTGGAAGTCGCCGAAGCGGATGCGCCGGCTCCGGCGCGACACGCTGATCTCGGCGGCCGACCGGAAACGCATCCGCCGGCTCGTCCCCTACCTCTAG
- a CDS encoding acyl-CoA synthetase, with translation MTQESAGLPADYLSVPDRLNVAAATVDRQVARGAGDRVAFYCGDQRITYRELQRRVNQCGNALSRIGIGQGDRFFIRSQNRPEYVITALAGFKIGAVPIPTNSLFRAWEIENLVNNSEAKAAFTTPDLMGPIEEVWSHCPSLKHLVMFGSEGAGHVTFDDLVAGASDQLTAADTAGDDLAFIIYTSGTTGRPKGVEHAHRWLVGTGDPIVRFLLELTPEDIVLSPLEISFMYAWGCAFLYPLYAGCASVLYPARFDVEKALQAVQRYRPTKFLAVPTIYRMILSREGIERDYDLSSIRIAISGGEPLPADTYHAMKARFGIEVWDSIGQTEIHNYIGHRTGLPVKTGSMGQAFPGHVVTILDDEGREVPVGTVGHLVIRNDDPGLARRYRKMEELWQQLNRGGWFYTGDLAYKDADGYYWYVSRSDDLIKSRAYLISPKEVESACMLTPAVLEAAVVGVPDPEIGQRVKAYITLKPGHAASPALAAEIIEKVKTVIAPYKAPKDVEFVAELPKTATGKILRRELRAKAAS, from the coding sequence ATGACGCAGGAGAGCGCCGGCTTGCCAGCGGACTACCTCTCGGTTCCCGACCGCCTCAACGTCGCGGCGGCCACCGTCGACCGCCAGGTCGCGAGAGGGGCCGGTGATCGGGTGGCCTTCTATTGCGGTGACCAGCGTATCACCTACCGGGAGCTTCAACGGCGGGTCAACCAGTGCGGGAACGCACTCAGCCGGATCGGCATCGGCCAGGGTGATCGCTTCTTCATCCGTTCCCAGAACCGTCCGGAATACGTCATCACGGCGCTGGCGGGGTTCAAGATCGGCGCCGTACCGATCCCCACGAACTCGCTGTTCCGGGCGTGGGAAATCGAGAACCTCGTGAACAACAGCGAAGCGAAGGCGGCCTTCACTACCCCCGACCTCATGGGCCCGATCGAGGAAGTCTGGTCGCACTGCCCGAGCCTCAAGCACCTCGTGATGTTCGGAAGCGAGGGGGCAGGCCATGTCACGTTCGACGACCTCGTCGCCGGCGCCTCCGACCAGCTCACGGCGGCAGACACGGCAGGGGACGACCTCGCGTTCATCATCTACACGTCGGGGACGACCGGGAGACCGAAGGGAGTGGAGCACGCCCATCGGTGGCTCGTCGGAACCGGCGATCCCATCGTCCGCTTCCTCCTGGAGCTCACTCCCGAGGACATCGTCCTCAGTCCGCTCGAGATCTCGTTCATGTACGCGTGGGGTTGCGCGTTTCTCTATCCGCTCTACGCCGGCTGCGCCAGCGTTCTCTATCCCGCCCGATTCGACGTCGAAAAAGCGCTGCAGGCCGTCCAGAGGTATCGCCCGACGAAGTTCCTGGCGGTGCCCACCATCTACCGGATGATCCTGAGTCGAGAAGGCATCGAGCGCGACTACGACCTGTCATCCATCCGGATCGCCATCAGTGGTGGTGAACCTCTCCCCGCCGACACTTACCACGCGATGAAGGCCCGATTCGGCATCGAAGTCTGGGACAGCATCGGGCAGACCGAGATCCACAACTACATCGGCCACCGTACCGGCCTCCCGGTCAAGACGGGGTCGATGGGGCAGGCGTTCCCCGGGCACGTCGTCACGATCCTGGACGACGAGGGCCGGGAGGTCCCGGTGGGGACCGTAGGACACCTGGTGATCAGGAACGACGATCCCGGCCTGGCCCGGCGCTACCGCAAGATGGAGGAGCTCTGGCAGCAGCTCAACCGCGGCGGCTGGTTCTACACGGGGGATCTCGCCTACAAGGACGCTGACGGATACTACTGGTACGTCTCCCGCTCCGACGACCTGATCAAGAGCCGCGCGTACCTCATCTCGCCGAAGGAAGTGGAGAGCGCCTGCATGCTCACCCCCGCGGTCCTGGAAGCGGCGGTCGTTGGCGTTCCGGATCCCGAGATCGGACAGCGCGTGAAGGCTTACATCACGCTGAAGCCGGGGCACGCGGCGTCCCCGGCCCTGGCCGCCGAGATCATCGAGAAGGTCAAGACCGTCATTGCTCCATACAAGGCCCCCAAAGACGTCGAGTTCGTCGCCGAGCTGCCGAAGACGGCCACCGGAAAGATCCTCCGGCGGGAGCTCCGCGCGAAAGCCGCCTCCTGA
- the thrS gene encoding threonine--tRNA ligase gives MSDDAQAHLTGAGEFDCLPEPLPTLRHSAAHLMAQAVTQLFPGTKLAIGPPIESGFYYDLSRPEPFTPEDLIRIEARMHDLSRADYPIVREEMSRDEAIRYYEARDEPFKVEILGSLPPETTRVSFYRQGDFVDLCRGPHVPSTGHIKHFKLLTTSGAYWRGDERRPMLQRIYGTAWFTQEELDRHLWRLEEAKRRDHRKLGRELDLFVFHDVSPGAPFWLPKGMIVVRELERYSREMQDARGYAEISTPILVNKRLWEQSGHWEHYHENMFKLEVEEQLFSLKPMNCPESSLVYRHALRSYRDLPLRLAEMGRLHRNERSGTLTGLFRVRQFTQDDAHIYCRPDQLQDEIAGVLELVKEFYGTFGLEPMFRLATRPEKYLGTVEQWDHAERALEEALKGNGLSYVVKPGDGAFYAPKIDIHIEDVLGRDWQMATVQADLTMLPERLDLEYIDADGQPKRPIAIHRAIFGSFERFIGILTEHFAGAFPAWLAPVQVRVLPVSAKHLDYARAVFERLRAAGLRAELDDRSEKLGYKIREAQLGKIPYMLVVGEREAREGAVSLRKRSGEDLGAMPLERFLAEVTVEIRTRAVTSRIGSDGG, from the coding sequence ATGTCGGACGACGCGCAGGCGCACCTGACCGGGGCCGGCGAATTCGATTGCCTGCCGGAGCCCCTCCCCACTCTGCGCCATAGCGCCGCCCACCTCATGGCCCAGGCTGTGACGCAGCTCTTTCCCGGCACCAAGCTCGCCATCGGCCCCCCGATCGAGAGCGGCTTCTACTACGACCTCTCTCGCCCGGAGCCGTTCACCCCCGAAGACCTCATCCGCATCGAAGCCCGGATGCACGACCTGAGCCGCGCCGACTACCCCATCGTGCGGGAGGAGATGTCGCGGGACGAGGCCATCCGCTACTACGAGGCGCGCGACGAGCCGTTCAAGGTGGAGATCCTCGGGAGTCTCCCGCCCGAAACGACGCGCGTCTCCTTTTACCGCCAGGGGGACTTCGTCGATCTCTGCCGGGGGCCCCACGTCCCGTCCACGGGCCACATCAAGCACTTCAAGCTCTTGACGACCTCGGGGGCCTACTGGCGCGGGGACGAGCGCCGGCCGATGCTCCAGCGGATCTACGGGACCGCCTGGTTCACCCAGGAGGAGCTCGATCGCCACTTGTGGCGGCTCGAGGAGGCCAAGCGCCGGGATCACCGGAAGCTCGGGCGCGAGCTCGATCTGTTCGTCTTCCACGACGTCTCGCCCGGGGCGCCGTTCTGGCTCCCGAAGGGCATGATCGTGGTCCGCGAGCTCGAACGGTACTCGCGCGAGATGCAGGACGCCCGGGGATATGCCGAGATCTCGACGCCGATCCTGGTGAACAAGCGCCTGTGGGAGCAATCGGGGCACTGGGAGCACTACCACGAGAACATGTTCAAGCTCGAGGTCGAGGAGCAGCTCTTCAGCCTCAAGCCGATGAACTGTCCCGAGTCCAGCCTCGTCTATCGCCACGCCCTGCGCTCGTACCGGGACCTCCCGCTGCGCCTCGCCGAGATGGGTCGCCTCCACCGCAACGAGCGGTCGGGGACGCTCACCGGGCTCTTCCGCGTCCGGCAGTTCACCCAGGACGACGCTCACATCTACTGCCGGCCGGACCAGCTCCAGGACGAGATCGCCGGCGTCCTCGAGCTGGTGAAAGAGTTCTACGGCACGTTCGGCCTCGAGCCGATGTTCCGCCTGGCGACCCGGCCCGAGAAGTACCTGGGCACCGTCGAGCAGTGGGACCATGCCGAGCGCGCCCTGGAAGAGGCGCTGAAGGGGAACGGCCTTTCCTACGTCGTCAAGCCTGGAGACGGCGCCTTCTACGCGCCCAAGATCGACATCCACATCGAGGACGTGCTCGGGCGCGACTGGCAGATGGCGACGGTCCAGGCCGACCTCACCATGCTGCCCGAGCGCCTGGACCTCGAGTACATCGACGCCGACGGCCAGCCGAAGCGGCCCATCGCGATCCACCGGGCGATCTTCGGCTCGTTCGAGCGGTTCATCGGCATCCTGACCGAGCACTTCGCCGGAGCCTTCCCGGCCTGGCTGGCGCCGGTCCAGGTCCGGGTGCTGCCGGTGTCGGCCAAGCACCTCGACTATGCCCGGGCGGTCTTCGAGCGGCTGCGGGCCGCCGGGCTCCGCGCCGAGCTCGACGACCGGTCGGAGAAGCTCGGCTACAAGATCCGCGAGGCGCAGCTCGGGAAGATCCCGTATATGCTGGTCGTGGGCGAGCGGGAGGCGAGGGAGGGGGCGGTGAGCCTCCGGAAGCGCAGTGGCGAGGATCTGGGGGCGATGCCCCTGGAGCGGTTCCTCGCCGAGGTCACGGTCGAGATCCGGACCCGGGCCGTGACATCTCGGATCGGGTCGGACGGAGGGTAA
- a CDS encoding FadR/GntR family transcriptional regulator — MRTADKSRHRRFKSSFLVADRMKESIISSGLAEGDRLPSEKELAETHGYARGTVREALRILEHEDVITVKSGPNGGIFVRRIGSEAVARSLAFLFHLRDVTVSELITARSELEAACGYLAALNASEDNLKKLEGSVQRMEEAIGDSERQAAENLVFHLEVVKASKNTVLQIILESLQEVMYDPTAHVFYSVDTQKEAVQAHKKILEAIANRDSMVAARRIRKHLSVFLRYVLETKQGELLLKPLARFTPTLSPFSRKRP; from the coding sequence ATGCGAACGGCAGATAAGAGCAGGCACCGGCGATTCAAGAGCTCGTTCCTGGTCGCCGATCGGATGAAGGAATCGATCATCTCGTCGGGCCTCGCGGAAGGCGACCGTCTGCCGTCGGAGAAGGAGCTCGCCGAAACACACGGGTACGCTCGCGGGACGGTCAGGGAAGCGCTCCGGATCCTCGAGCACGAGGACGTCATCACGGTCAAGTCGGGCCCGAATGGCGGGATATTCGTCCGGCGCATCGGTTCCGAGGCGGTGGCACGCTCGCTGGCCTTTCTCTTCCATCTTCGTGACGTCACCGTGTCCGAGCTCATCACCGCGCGCAGCGAGCTGGAGGCTGCGTGCGGCTACCTGGCCGCTCTGAACGCCTCGGAGGACAACCTGAAGAAGCTCGAGGGGTCGGTGCAGCGCATGGAGGAGGCCATAGGGGACTCCGAGCGCCAGGCGGCGGAGAACCTCGTGTTTCATCTCGAGGTCGTCAAGGCGTCGAAGAACACGGTCCTTCAGATCATCTTGGAGTCCTTGCAAGAGGTCATGTACGACCCGACCGCGCACGTCTTCTATTCGGTCGACACGCAAAAAGAAGCGGTTCAGGCGCACAAAAAGATCCTCGAAGCCATCGCGAATCGGGATTCCATGGTGGCCGCGAGGCGGATTCGGAAACACCTGAGCGTCTTCCTGCGATATGTTCTCGAGACGAAACAGGGCGAGCTGCTACTGAAGCCGTTGGCGCGCTTCACGCCGACCCTGTCGCCGTTCTCCCGGAAGCGACCGTGA
- a CDS encoding DUF748 domain-containing protein — MTLVGSRFRYRPSARVLRIGGLLALAAFVVALVGTVALTAFVRRAALERLQAQVTVPVRIDKLNLNLFRGRARVTNLVIGGDDPSRPILTIPALDLGISYRDLLRGAARVKYVTVHAPRLFVERTGPESVNITQMLRPREGGEPAAVTVDQVEIRGGEITFVDRTQRPPFERTFTGVHLTAGRVSTVPQLRLTPTSFEVRIGIGQGSLTVTGATAPFGRPGGVELVARMERLDPGVFRAYLPLRAWVDLKGSFVTGEVHYVLVYQGDRATENGLTARVDTGAVAFRPPESPAPLVRFAGLTGREIRADFLTNRVHLGEILIREPHVQLERKADGTFTIMRLIEPDKLPVPASGPSSDARRPSTRQDIPASEPPREVAVTIGRGRIEAGTVEFIDHTTTPAVASTLHDVVLTLRDVGLGPGVPPGRVEGEARVEQGRIALAGTVEPRGPAARMRLTARGLRLDTFRGYLDAALPNASLRGGTGDARFDVVLAPRAGGTFALELGGTVEGRNLALVLAGTGEPVFRAQRLTVDLARLTPMAPFQADVARVDLVGGSLRVARDAGGNLDVARLWTSRAQPNGEPAASPNGRAEEAPAVTVRRVVVARSRVEFTDRTVTPAFTTALANLQAEVRQSPDDPKRMRLELRAILGEDAPLELGGWVTPFDAPMRAALKASVSDYELPRLNPYAVRYASHQIDRGRVTAKVSYTQTGSAFTAQNLITIKRIQVGEEVDSEFRQGVGVPLKLAVSLLEGPDGEIRLDVPVTGDEQGLHYQLGNVIRQAVRNTLVKVVASPFRMFGSMLTVGGRIGAVRIEPIEFRPGSLEPDDEASGRFAELIRFLKDKPRISLEIRGRATRNEVEPLKRELLREQLKSPPPGEDSPLIAVYRAAGGPATQTPPPNDDMERYVLDRMKITDEDLRKLADRRAHVIEETLVRRGVERGRLFSAAAERALVDGGLGRAEFEILY; from the coding sequence ATGACCCTCGTGGGCTCGCGATTCCGATACCGCCCCTCCGCCCGGGTCCTCCGCATCGGGGGCCTGCTCGCCCTCGCCGCGTTCGTGGTGGCCCTGGTCGGGACCGTGGCCCTGACGGCCTTCGTCCGCCGAGCGGCGCTCGAGCGCCTCCAGGCTCAGGTCACCGTCCCGGTGCGGATCGACAAGCTCAATCTGAACCTCTTCAGGGGCCGCGCCCGCGTCACGAACCTGGTGATCGGTGGCGACGACCCGAGCCGTCCCATCCTGACGATTCCCGCCCTCGACCTCGGGATCTCCTATCGGGACCTCCTCCGGGGCGCCGCTCGCGTCAAGTACGTCACCGTCCACGCGCCGCGGCTGTTCGTCGAGCGCACGGGGCCCGAGAGCGTCAACATCACCCAGATGCTGCGTCCCCGGGAGGGGGGCGAGCCCGCCGCGGTCACGGTCGACCAGGTCGAGATCCGCGGCGGCGAGATCACCTTCGTCGACCGGACCCAGCGGCCCCCGTTCGAGCGCACCTTCACGGGCGTTCACCTGACGGCGGGACGGGTCTCCACGGTCCCGCAGCTTCGGCTCACCCCGACCTCCTTCGAGGTCCGGATCGGCATCGGCCAGGGCTCGCTCACCGTGACGGGGGCGACGGCCCCGTTCGGCCGCCCCGGCGGGGTGGAGCTGGTGGCCCGCATGGAGCGGCTCGACCCGGGCGTCTTCCGGGCCTACCTGCCGCTCCGCGCGTGGGTCGATCTGAAGGGAAGCTTCGTGACCGGGGAGGTCCACTACGTGCTGGTCTATCAGGGAGACCGCGCGACGGAAAATGGGCTGACGGCCCGGGTCGACACGGGTGCCGTCGCCTTTCGACCCCCCGAAAGCCCCGCCCCGCTCGTCCGCTTCGCGGGGCTCACGGGGCGTGAGATCCGGGCCGACTTCCTGACCAACCGCGTGCACCTCGGGGAGATCCTGATCCGAGAGCCCCACGTCCAGCTCGAGCGGAAGGCGGATGGCACCTTCACGATCATGCGCCTGATCGAGCCCGACAAGCTCCCCGTGCCGGCGTCCGGGCCGTCGTCGGACGCCCGGCGTCCGAGCACCCGCCAGGACATCCCGGCTAGCGAGCCCCCGCGAGAGGTCGCGGTGACCATCGGCCGAGGCCGGATCGAGGCCGGGACGGTCGAGTTCATCGATCACACCACGACCCCCGCGGTTGCCAGCACGCTGCACGATGTGGTCCTGACGCTGCGAGACGTCGGCCTGGGGCCCGGGGTGCCCCCCGGCCGCGTCGAGGGTGAGGCCCGGGTCGAGCAGGGACGGATCGCCCTGGCCGGCACGGTCGAGCCGCGCGGCCCGGCCGCCCGGATGCGGCTCACGGCCCGTGGCCTGCGCCTCGACACGTTCCGGGGGTATCTCGACGCCGCGCTGCCGAACGCGAGTCTGCGGGGCGGGACGGGAGACGCGCGGTTCGACGTGGTGCTGGCCCCCCGGGCGGGCGGGACGTTCGCGCTGGAGCTCGGAGGCACGGTGGAGGGGCGGAACCTCGCCCTCGTCCTGGCCGGCACCGGGGAGCCGGTCTTCCGGGCCCAGCGGCTCACGGTCGACCTGGCCCGGCTCACCCCGATGGCGCCCTTTCAGGCCGACGTGGCGCGGGTCGACCTGGTGGGCGGGAGCCTGCGGGTCGCCCGGGATGCCGGAGGCAACCTCGACGTGGCGCGGCTCTGGACCTCGCGGGCTCAGCCGAATGGCGAGCCGGCGGCCTCCCCGAACGGGCGCGCGGAGGAGGCGCCGGCCGTCACCGTCCGGCGCGTGGTCGTGGCCCGGAGCCGGGTCGAGTTCACGGACCGGACCGTCACCCCCGCCTTCACGACGGCCCTGGCGAACCTGCAGGCCGAGGTGCGCCAGAGCCCCGACGACCCCAAGCGCATGCGTCTCGAGCTCCGGGCCATCCTGGGGGAGGATGCGCCGCTCGAGCTGGGCGGCTGGGTCACGCCGTTCGACGCGCCGATGCGCGCGGCGCTGAAGGCGTCGGTGAGCGATTACGAGCTGCCTCGGCTCAATCCGTATGCGGTCCGCTATGCCAGCCACCAGATCGACCGCGGGCGCGTCACGGCGAAGGTGTCCTACACCCAGACCGGAAGCGCCTTCACCGCCCAGAACCTGATCACGATCAAGCGCATCCAGGTTGGCGAGGAGGTCGACAGCGAGTTTCGGCAGGGCGTCGGCGTGCCGCTCAAGCTTGCGGTGTCGCTCCTGGAGGGGCCCGACGGCGAGATCCGGCTGGACGTACCGGTGACCGGCGACGAGCAGGGGCTCCACTACCAGCTCGGGAACGTCATCCGGCAAGCGGTGCGGAACACGCTCGTCAAGGTCGTCGCGAGCCCCTTCCGGATGTTCGGCTCCATGCTGACCGTGGGTGGCCGGATCGGCGCGGTCCGGATCGAGCCGATCGAGTTCCGGCCCGGCTCGCTCGAGCCCGACGACGAGGCGTCGGGGCGCTTCGCCGAGCTGATCCGGTTCCTGAAGGACAAGCCGAGGATCTCGCTCGAGATCCGCGGCCGGGCGACGCGCAACGAAGTCGAGCCGCTCAAGCGCGAGCTCCTGCGCGAGCAGCTCAAGTCGCCGCCGCCCGGCGAAGACTCGCCTCTGATCGCCGTCTACCGGGCGGCGGGCGGTCCCGCCACCCAGACTCCGCCCCCGAACGACGACATGGAGCGGTACGTCCTCGACCGCATGAAGATCACCGACGAGGACCTGCGCAAGCTGGCCGACCGGCGGGCCCATGTGATAGAGGAGACGCTCGTGCGCCGCGGCGTCGAGCGGGGCCGGCTGTTCTCCGCCGCCGCCGAACGCGCCCTCGTCGACGGCGGTCTCGGCCGCGCCGAGTTCGAGATCCTCTACTGA
- the rplT gene encoding 50S ribosomal protein L20 translates to MPRVKGGPKTRQRRKKVLKQAKGYWGGRRRLYRTAAETVTRALAFAYRDRRAKKREFRALWILRIGAACRALDLSYSAFMNGLKKAGITLDRKILAELAVTDPAAFARLVETARAHAAR, encoded by the coding sequence ATGCCACGGGTCAAGGGTGGACCAAAGACGCGCCAGCGTCGCAAGAAGGTGCTCAAGCAGGCCAAGGGCTACTGGGGTGGGCGGCGCCGGCTCTACCGGACCGCGGCCGAGACGGTCACCCGGGCGCTCGCCTTCGCCTATCGGGATCGCCGAGCCAAGAAGCGGGAGTTCCGGGCGCTCTGGATCCTGCGGATCGGCGCCGCCTGCCGCGCGCTGGACCTCTCCTACTCGGCGTTCATGAACGGGCTCAAGAAGGCCGGGATCACCCTCGATCGGAAGATCCTCGCCGAGCTGGCGGTCACCGATCCCGCCGCGTTCGCCCGCCTCGTCGAGACCGCCCGAGCCCACGCCGCGCGCTGA
- the infC gene encoding translation initiation factor IF-3, which produces MHKDLRVNEGIRVREVRVITADGEQLGILPIGEALRIAAERELDLVEVAPEAAPPVCRIMDFGKFKYQQSRRAKDARKKQTIIQVKEVKMGPKTDEHDFQFKARHVRRFLEEGNKAKVTIRFRGREMAHTELGRKLLDRMSQDLQDIATIESHAKLEGRNLVMILTPKAH; this is translated from the coding sequence CTGCACAAGGATCTCCGCGTCAACGAAGGCATCCGAGTCCGGGAAGTGCGGGTCATCACGGCCGACGGGGAACAGCTCGGCATCCTGCCCATCGGCGAAGCGCTCCGGATCGCGGCCGAACGGGAGCTCGACCTGGTCGAGGTCGCGCCCGAAGCGGCCCCTCCGGTCTGCCGGATCATGGACTTCGGGAAGTTCAAGTACCAGCAGAGCCGGCGCGCCAAGGATGCCCGCAAGAAGCAGACGATCATCCAGGTCAAAGAAGTGAAGATGGGCCCGAAGACGGACGAGCACGACTTCCAGTTCAAGGCGCGGCACGTCCGGCGGTTCCTCGAGGAAGGGAACAAGGCGAAGGTCACGATCCGCTTCCGGGGCCGCGAGATGGCGCACACCGAGCTGGGGCGCAAGCTCCTGGACCGGATGTCGCAGGACCTGCAGGACATCGCGACGATCGAGAGCCACGCCAAGCTCGAGGGGCGGAACCTGGTGATGATCCTCACGCCCAAGGCGCACTAG
- a CDS encoding molybdopterin cofactor-binding domain-containing protein: MEFVGRRLPKVDTVEKITMGGRFVFNLVVPDMLYGKILRSPIPHARITRIDTSKLDGRPGVKAILTPKDVPQIKFNPPTFHHSLARGMPRDMLILEETVRFVGDEVVAVAATSRREAEEALELIDVEYEELPFVLDPVAALDDEAPKIHGASNLAQNVDLGWGSVEEGFAQADVVVEDTYRTTRVSACPMEPHVSVCIPEPDGGLTVHASTQHVHGLQERLAFALGLPMNRIRVVKPPYVGGGFGAKLEMSLAEAICALLALKSRRPVKIELTREEEFVATFRNPIVIKLRSGVKRDGTLTARHAEAIMDSGAHVSHAGPVLWVCGTAFVSQYRSPHTRFQGKVVYTNNPVGGGFRGYGGPQGAFAVEQHMDAIAREVGMDPFELRLKNSLRVGDPNPMLAKATKIADRDIKTYAFRECIDLAKSLARWEEREAWKRQARPGIERGVGVACLPAWNSGCLGMPSVMEIGGALLTVNPDGSASLVVATVDVGGGQSTVFVQMAAEVLTIPPHQIKIAEADSNNSPVDAPIHASRGTYSAGYAVMRAAEDAREQILQAAADLLEAHPRDLELRHGSAVVKGTDRKVPIAEVARRAQYQWPGKAIVGKASVSPPGNPPSSAVQIALVEVDTASGRVHVRKLVSVHDVGTAINPAGIEGQVHGGVRQGLGYALTEDLAVDPETGVVQAKDLLEYKMFTSADMPEVVVGIVESHEPTGPFGAKGVGEPPIIPVAAAVANAVHDAVGFRVKELPITEEKVLRLLGKLTE, encoded by the coding sequence ATGGAGTTCGTCGGGAGGCGGCTTCCGAAGGTCGACACCGTGGAAAAGATCACGATGGGAGGACGATTCGTCTTCAACCTCGTGGTTCCCGACATGCTCTACGGGAAGATCCTGCGGAGCCCGATTCCGCACGCCCGGATCACGCGGATCGATACCTCGAAGCTCGACGGTCGTCCGGGCGTCAAGGCGATCCTGACTCCCAAGGACGTGCCCCAGATCAAGTTCAATCCGCCGACCTTCCATCACTCGCTGGCGCGCGGGATGCCGAGGGACATGCTGATCCTCGAGGAGACCGTGCGATTCGTCGGGGACGAGGTGGTCGCCGTGGCCGCCACGTCGCGGCGTGAAGCCGAGGAAGCGCTCGAACTCATCGACGTGGAGTACGAGGAGCTCCCGTTCGTGCTCGATCCGGTCGCCGCGCTCGATGACGAGGCGCCCAAGATCCATGGGGCGTCGAATCTCGCTCAGAACGTGGACCTCGGGTGGGGAAGCGTGGAGGAGGGCTTCGCGCAGGCCGACGTCGTCGTGGAGGATACCTACCGCACGACGCGGGTCTCCGCGTGTCCGATGGAGCCGCATGTCTCCGTCTGCATTCCCGAGCCCGACGGCGGGTTGACCGTGCACGCGTCGACCCAGCACGTGCACGGCCTTCAGGAACGACTGGCCTTCGCGTTGGGACTGCCGATGAATCGCATACGGGTGGTGAAGCCGCCCTACGTGGGAGGCGGTTTCGGCGCGAAGCTCGAGATGAGCCTGGCCGAGGCGATCTGTGCCTTGCTGGCCTTGAAGTCGCGAAGGCCGGTCAAGATCGAGCTGACGAGGGAAGAGGAATTCGTCGCTACCTTTCGGAACCCGATCGTCATCAAGCTCCGATCCGGCGTGAAGAGAGACGGGACGCTCACGGCGCGGCACGCGGAAGCCATCATGGACAGCGGTGCTCACGTCTCGCACGCCGGCCCCGTGCTCTGGGTCTGTGGCACCGCGTTCGTCAGCCAGTACCGATCGCCGCACACCCGGTTCCAGGGGAAGGTGGTGTACACGAACAATCCCGTGGGAGGCGGGTTCCGCGGATATGGAGGACCTCAGGGCGCCTTCGCCGTCGAGCAGCACATGGACGCGATCGCCCGAGAGGTGGGGATGGACCCTTTCGAGCTGCGGCTGAAGAACTCGCTTCGAGTCGGGGATCCGAATCCCATGTTGGCCAAGGCGACCAAGATCGCCGACCGGGATATCAAGACCTATGCGTTCCGGGAGTGCATCGACCTCGCGAAGAGCCTGGCTCGATGGGAAGAGCGCGAGGCGTGGAAGCGGCAGGCCAGGCCCGGGATCGAGCGTGGCGTGGGCGTCGCCTGTCTGCCGGCGTGGAACAGCGGCTGCCTCGGAATGCCCAGCGTCATGGAGATTGGCGGAGCGCTCCTGACCGTGAATCCGGACGGATCGGCCAGTCTCGTGGTGGCGACCGTCGACGTCGGCGGCGGCCAGAGCACGGTGTTCGTGCAGATGGCGGCGGAGGTCCTGACCATTCCCCCCCACCAGATCAAGATCGCCGAGGCAGACTCCAACAACAGCCCGGTCGATGCACCGATCCACGCCTCGAGAGGAACCTATTCCGCAGGTTACGCGGTCATGCGAGCAGCGGAAGACGCGCGGGAGCAGATCCTGCAGGCGGCCGCCGACTTGCTCGAGGCGCACCCCCGCGACCTGGAGTTGAGGCACGGATCGGCCGTGGTGAAGGGGACGGACCGGAAAGTCCCCATCGCCGAGGTGGCCCGGCGTGCCCAGTATCAGTGGCCGGGCAAGGCCATCGTCGGCAAGGCCAGCGTGTCACCGCCGGGCAATCCGCCCTCCTCCGCCGTCCAGATCGCGCTCGTCGAGGTCGACACGGCCTCGGGGCGCGTCCACGTCCGGAAGCTCGTCTCGGTGCACGACGTCGGTACGGCAATCAACCCGGCCGGTATCGAGGGGCAGGTGCACGGCGGAGTCCGGCAGGGGCTCGGCTATGCCCTGACCGAGGACCTGGCGGTCGACCCCGAGACCGGCGTGGTCCAGGCGAAGGATCTCCTCGAATACAAGATGTTCACGTCGGCGGACATGCCCGAGGTCGTGGTGGGTATCGTCGAGTCCCATGAGCCGACCGGACCCTTCGGAGCCAAGGGTGTAGGAGAGCCGCCCATCATCCCGGTGGCGGCGGCGGTGGCCAACGCGGTCCACGACGCCGTGGGGTTCAGGGTGAAAGAGCTGCCCATCACGGAGGAAAAAGTGCTGCGCCTCCTGGGAAAGCTCACGGAGTGA